From Bifidobacterium sp. ESL0790, one genomic window encodes:
- a CDS encoding DNA topoisomerase IV subunit B, which produces MVEEYNAKNLSVLEGLDAVRKRPGMYIGTTDSQGLMHCLWEIIDNSVDEALAGACDKIVVTLHTDGSIEVADNGRGIPVDVEKKTKLTGVEVVLTKLHAGAKFGNSSYGASGGLHGVGSSVVNALSSRLDVEVDRNGKTYHMAFHQGHPGVYDDPDAEHRSPANKFKKTRKNKPTELEVIGKVSRKTTGTRIRYWADPEIFNDTARFSYEQLIDRVRQTSFLVPGLKIVVIDENIPETGDAAVDDMIEVDAPAAPAAEGADVDAASVGEGVLRADGADLGDGDGAEIDHDVSSSDSEPSTLFGTETEETTGETSSDSDTVSDVADNAVDVQGDEDASSDSDSDASDTQAESGADASDSASLAVDTDTKSEYTHKRVEEFLHTGGVKDFVDFLSHGEPVSSIWHISGDDTYVEETQAVDENGDLHAQKTKRNCQVNIALRWVNGYDTTIRSFVNVVETPGGGMHVDGFLQGMTKQVRKAVEANARKLKVNLKDSKTKIERDDILAGLVAVVTVRIAEPQFQGQTKDVLGTAPVRPIVSRMTDKQFGEMITGSKRGYKEQSGRVLEKIAGEMHARIQARKTKEVTRRKNALESASMPAKLSDCQPGNDDVAELFIVEGDSALGTAKAARNSGFQALLPIRGKILNVQKASMTQILANKECSAIIQVIGAGSGANFDVTQTRYNKVIMMTDADVDGAHIRILLLTLFYRFMRPLISHGHVYAAVPPLHRIALAGKHKGEFIYTYSDDELAGKLAELDKKGIDYNPDVQRYKGLGEMDADQLADTTMDPRTRMLRRISMEEAEDASGIFMLLMGDEVPPRREFIVENADDFDRTKIDT; this is translated from the coding sequence ATGGTTGAGGAATACAACGCCAAGAACCTGTCGGTGTTGGAAGGTCTTGACGCGGTACGCAAGCGTCCGGGCATGTATATCGGCACCACCGACAGCCAGGGCCTCATGCACTGCCTCTGGGAGATCATCGACAACTCCGTCGACGAGGCGCTTGCCGGGGCCTGCGACAAGATCGTGGTCACCCTGCACACTGATGGCTCCATCGAGGTGGCCGACAACGGCCGTGGTATCCCGGTGGACGTCGAGAAGAAGACCAAGCTCACCGGCGTCGAGGTCGTCTTGACCAAACTGCACGCCGGCGCGAAATTCGGCAATTCCTCCTACGGTGCCTCCGGCGGCCTGCACGGCGTCGGTTCCTCCGTGGTCAACGCGTTGAGCTCGCGCCTGGACGTCGAGGTCGACCGCAACGGCAAGACCTACCATATGGCGTTCCACCAGGGCCATCCCGGCGTCTACGACGACCCGGACGCCGAGCATCGCTCGCCGGCCAACAAGTTCAAGAAGACCCGCAAGAACAAGCCCACCGAGCTCGAGGTGATTGGCAAGGTCTCGCGCAAGACCACCGGCACCCGCATCCGCTACTGGGCCGACCCCGAGATCTTCAACGATACCGCCCGTTTCAGCTACGAGCAGCTCATCGACCGCGTGCGCCAGACCAGCTTCCTCGTGCCGGGCCTCAAGATCGTGGTCATCGACGAGAACATTCCCGAGACCGGCGACGCGGCCGTCGACGACATGATTGAGGTCGACGCGCCCGCCGCGCCCGCCGCTGAGGGTGCCGACGTCGACGCCGCATCCGTTGGCGAAGGTGTGCTGAGGGCTGATGGTGCGGACCTTGGCGATGGTGATGGTGCCGAAATCGATCATGACGTCAGCTCGTCCGATTCGGAACCCAGCACGCTGTTCGGCACAGAGACTGAAGAGACCACTGGCGAAACTTCTTCGGACAGCGACACGGTTAGTGACGTTGCGGACAACGCTGTTGACGTGCAAGGTGACGAAGACGCCAGCAGTGACAGCGACAGCGATGCCTCGGATACGCAAGCCGAAAGCGGCGCTGACGCCTCCGATTCCGCCTCGCTCGCCGTCGACACCGACACGAAGTCCGAATACACCCACAAGCGTGTCGAGGAGTTCCTGCACACCGGCGGCGTGAAGGACTTCGTCGACTTCCTCTCCCACGGCGAGCCCGTCTCGTCGATTTGGCACATCAGCGGCGACGACACCTACGTCGAGGAGACGCAGGCCGTCGACGAGAACGGCGACCTGCACGCGCAGAAGACCAAGCGTAACTGCCAGGTCAACATCGCCCTGCGCTGGGTCAACGGCTACGACACCACCATCCGCAGCTTCGTCAACGTGGTGGAGACCCCCGGCGGCGGCATGCATGTCGACGGCTTTTTGCAGGGTATGACCAAGCAGGTGCGCAAGGCCGTGGAGGCCAACGCGCGCAAGCTCAAGGTGAACCTCAAGGATTCCAAGACCAAGATCGAGCGCGACGACATCCTTGCCGGGCTCGTCGCCGTGGTCACCGTACGCATCGCCGAACCGCAGTTCCAGGGCCAGACCAAGGACGTGCTCGGCACCGCTCCCGTGCGCCCGATCGTCTCCCGCATGACCGACAAGCAGTTCGGCGAGATGATCACCGGCTCCAAGCGCGGCTACAAGGAGCAGTCCGGCAGGGTGCTCGAGAAGATCGCCGGCGAGATGCACGCGCGCATCCAGGCGCGCAAGACCAAGGAGGTCACCCGCCGCAAGAACGCGCTTGAGTCCGCCTCGATGCCCGCCAAGCTCTCCGATTGCCAGCCGGGCAACGACGACGTGGCCGAACTCTTCATCGTCGAGGGCGATTCCGCTTTGGGCACCGCCAAGGCCGCCCGCAACTCCGGCTTCCAGGCCCTGCTGCCGATTCGTGGCAAGATCTTGAACGTGCAGAAGGCCAGCATGACCCAGATTCTCGCCAACAAGGAGTGCTCGGCGATCATCCAGGTCATCGGCGCGGGGTCCGGCGCGAACTTCGACGTCACCCAGACCCGCTACAACAAGGTCATCATGATGACCGATGCGGATGTCGACGGCGCGCATATTCGTATTCTGCTGCTGACGCTCTTCTACCGGTTCATGCGGCCGCTCATCTCGCACGGCCACGTCTACGCCGCCGTGCCGCCGCTGCATCGCATCGCGCTGGCGGGCAAGCACAAGGGCGAGTTCATCTACACGTATTCCGACGACGAGCTGGCCGGCAAGCTGGCCGAGCTCGACAAGAAGGGCATCGACTACAACCCCGATGTGCAGCGCTACAAGGGCCTGGGCGAGATGGACGCCGACCAGCTGGCCGACACCACCATGGACCCGCGCACCCGCATGCTGCGCCGCATCTCGATGGAGGAGGCCGAGGACGCCAGCGGCATCTTCATGCTGCTGATGGGCGATGAGGTGCCGCCGCGCCGCGAGTTCATCGTGGAGAACGCCGACGACTTCGACCGCACCAAGATCGACACCTGA
- a CDS encoding MFS transporter, with translation MTNLLLAVIYLAFISLGLPDSLLGAAWPSMRPQMGVPISWVGGISMIISAGTIVSALLSDRLTLRFGTGKLTAVSVGTTAVALFGFSVAPNYWILALIAIPYGLGAGGVDAALNNYVAVHYASRHMSWLHCMWGIGASAGPYIMGFALSNGQGWSWGYRYISIIQVVLTAIIVLSLPLWKGRKEVPAGQSLDGDESETPVHKTEGVAEVEAKVETVADTGTVTQTDSQPGPVKPLGLRGVFAIRGAKEILVMFFCYCGIETTAGLWASSYMVGHDGIGKVLAASLASLFYLGITAGRALSGFMTMKFDDPTMIRIGQAVLGVGVVIMLLPLPGHVATIVGLVLVGLGCAPIYPCTIHATPAYFGADRSQAIVGVQMASAYSGSLLMPPLFGLVAQHVSMSLFPWYILVMLGLMVAMHETLRRKVARQG, from the coding sequence GTGACCAATCTGCTGCTGGCCGTCATCTATCTGGCGTTCATCTCGCTGGGCCTGCCCGACTCGCTGCTCGGCGCCGCGTGGCCGAGCATGCGCCCGCAGATGGGCGTGCCGATCTCGTGGGTCGGCGGCATCTCGATGATCATCTCCGCCGGAACCATCGTCTCCGCCCTGCTCTCCGACCGCTTGACGCTGCGTTTCGGCACCGGCAAGCTCACTGCCGTCTCCGTGGGGACGACCGCGGTGGCGCTCTTCGGCTTCTCCGTGGCGCCCAATTACTGGATTTTGGCGTTGATTGCGATTCCTTACGGTCTCGGCGCCGGGGGAGTGGACGCTGCGCTCAACAACTACGTCGCCGTGCATTATGCCAGCCGCCACATGAGCTGGCTGCACTGCATGTGGGGCATCGGTGCCTCCGCCGGCCCCTACATCATGGGTTTCGCGCTCTCCAACGGGCAGGGCTGGTCGTGGGGCTACCGCTACATCTCCATCATCCAGGTCGTGCTCACCGCGATCATCGTGCTTTCGCTGCCGTTGTGGAAAGGGCGCAAAGAGGTGCCGGCGGGGCAATCCTTGGATGGCGATGAAAGTGAGACTCCGGTACATAAAACCGAAGGCGTCGCCGAGGTCGAAGCCAAAGTCGAAACCGTCGCTGATACCGGAACAGTAACCCAAACCGATTCCCAGCCGGGACCAGTCAAACCGCTGGGTCTGCGTGGAGTCTTCGCCATCCGCGGCGCCAAAGAGATTCTGGTGATGTTCTTCTGCTATTGCGGCATCGAGACCACCGCGGGCCTGTGGGCCTCGAGCTACATGGTCGGCCACGACGGCATCGGCAAGGTGCTGGCCGCCAGCCTCGCGAGCCTGTTTTATCTGGGCATCACGGCCGGGCGCGCGCTCAGCGGGTTCATGACCATGAAATTCGACGACCCCACCATGATCCGTATCGGCCAGGCGGTGCTGGGCGTCGGCGTGGTCATCATGCTGCTGCCGTTGCCGGGGCACGTCGCCACGATTGTCGGGCTGGTGCTGGTCGGGTTGGGTTGCGCGCCGATCTATCCCTGCACCATCCACGCGACGCCCGCCTATTTCGGCGCGGACCGCTCGCAGGCCATCGTCGGCGTGCAGATGGCCTCCGCCTACTCCGGCTCGCTGCTCATGCCGCCCCTTTTCGGCCTGGTCGCCCAGCACGTCTCCATGTCGCTGTTTCCGTGGTATATCCTCGTGATGCTGGGGCTCATGGTGGCGATGCATGAGACGCTGCGGCGCAAGGTGGCGCGGCAGGGTTGA